GCTTTTTTCCTCCTTGGCTCCCAGTTGGTTTGTTCCTCACCTCACCTCACTGCTGTGATCTCTGCTGATGGTACCTGTCACCTCTGTACTTTAATGTCTCTTTTGATGACTAGGTCCTTTTTGAATCAAGGGCTGGCAGAAGCTGCTCTTTTTGGTGTCAATCCACTAATTGGGGATCAGTCTTCCAATTTGCCAGGCTTGGGAGTTCCTAAACTGACCCAGAGCATTATGGTCACATGCACAAAGAAACAACTGGCTTTGGATTCCTTGTTCATCGAGCTTGTGGATCACTTCATAAGTGTCCTGTACGAATGCTTGAAAGCTCATTAAACCTGAGACTGGGTCGTTTTGGAGGTCTTTATTAAAAGAGGTGGTAGTCTTTGGAATTAATCCGCCAGTAAACCTTTATTTATTAATTACCCATGGTAAAGCTTCCAATTTCCACTCGGGCCAAATTTTAAATTCATGATTTTCCTATGGTGATGGGGCATGTTGAAGCTTTGGCCTGTTGTATTGTCGCGGTAAGTCATGAGTTGATTGACTTTCTGCAGTGAGAGTTCTGATTTCTGTTGTGGGGAAATTGGAAGCATTATCAGGTGTGAGGAGAGACAATTAAGGAAATCGCCCCAGAATATGCTTGTGTGCTGATTTTGGTATGTTGGGGAAAGATGGAAGTGAATAGACTGTCTCCATAAAATACAGAAATGAAGGAATAAATTCCTATTGCACATTTTTGAGGTGACTGCAATAATAACATTGCATACCACTCACTATACATTGCCTAAACTTGGGAAACTTGTAAGAATGAAATTAAAAAATGTAGAAAACTAGTATTATCCCTGAATTTTCCTAAAATGCTGGGTTGCATTGGGTTGAGTTCAAGTCCATGTTTGTAGTGTACTTGTTTTATGTTCGATGGGTTCGTTTGAGTTTCTGAACCATTGTTTTTCAGTCACCCAGGTTACTTTGGAAAAGTTGGTATGAGACATTACCATCTAAAGAAGAACCAGTTATTCTGCCCGACCATAAATCTGGATAAGCTGTGGACGCTGGTCAGTGAACAGACCAGACTAAACTATGCCAAGAAACCAGAAGGACCAGCACCTGTGATTGATGTTGTGCATGCTGTAAGTGCTCCCTCTTGGGAATTTAAAATACTGTTTTTCTGGGGCTAGTCTACAGATAGGATGTGCTGGATTTAAAAAGAGAGAAATAACTGATAATTGTAGCCGAGAACACTTCTCATGTGCCAGTGTTGGTTTTATTTTATAAAGTGGGTCAGATGAACTGAACAGATTTGGTAATCGTATGACAATATCCTAGCATTTAGTCCCAGTTGATCAGGAAGAAACTGAAGGAAGCCAAATTTATTCAACCTGTCATAAACACTAAAAAGTGTTTTATAAACACTGCATTGTAAAAGATCAGTACATTTTTACTGCAGTTTGGTgctcaaaactgaatgcaatactaaCCACAGCTATGTGCAACTGAAGCTTCACTTCCTCACTTGACTTGCAATCATAAAATCCAACATCCCTTTAGTCTTTTTGAATACTATTTGTACCTGTGCACAAGCTTTGTGATTTGTATGTCCTGTTGCTCCTCCATAGTTCCTAGTCTctattagaaaatactctgatttttGTCTCTGATCTAAAGTGCATAACTTCGCACTTCCCCACATTTAATGCTTTTGCCATAATTTTGCCCATTCAACAAATCTCTGTCCTTTTGCAACTTCTACTCCATCTACACAATTTACTGTGCTTCCTAAATTGGTGTCAAATGCAAACTTGAATATACAACtcttccttcattcaagtcatttacAAATGGTGATGAGCAGACACCCCAGTACAGATCATTGGGGAATATCTTGTCACCTCCTGCTGATCAGAATGaaccctttatccacactgtctcTTGCCTAATTACTGACCCATGTCATGTGGTTACCTCCAATTCCCTGTACTGTCATTTTTAGCCATCTCTTGTGCTaatcaccttatcaaatgctttaaggaagcccatatagacaacatccatagactCGCTCCTATCCACCATGCTAATGACCACCAAAAATAAAGAACTTGATTAGAGATGACCTATCAATTACAAATCTGTAAATCAAAAGCACAAGTTTCAAGGAGTAAAGCAAATATTGTGGGTCTCTAGCAATGCTCCTACAAAACATTTTCTAAATGTATAGTATAAGGCGTTAGCTAGCAATATAACATCATTTGTTGCAGTAGAGTTTGGTACTTAATTCTTCGGAATCGAGACTAGAGTCACGCCTTTACATTTTCTGTTGTCTTGGTGTGCTATAGTTTTCGAAAAGTAACTACTGATCTTATTCACTGGCTGTTGCTCCTTTTGTAGCCCAGTCAGTCACACCATCAGTGACATTGTTTTATTTTGTGAGGCAGTTGTGAATGTTTGTTTTATTTTGTGGTGGTTGTGAATTTTATGTGCCATTTGTGAGGTGGGGTGAATGACCCTCCATGGCATCAATTATATTTTAAAATGGCTTTAGCATTTTAGTCTCCATTACTATATCCAGGATTCCTTTGTGTATTGATCATTCTTTGTGTAGAACTTCTGCTATTTGTCCTTAATTTGCCATTTACTAGTTTGAACCATTTGTTCTAGCTCGTGTTCAGTTTAGCTTGCTTTGCCGATTTACTTTCTGacggaagggtcattgacctgaaacattaactctgtttctcattcCACAaacgctgcctgacctgagtatttccagagaCCTATTAATTTATTCATTTCTCACCTCCTAAAATGGAATGTAATTGGTGTAGCCTATGCTAAACAAACTTTCCAGGTTCTTACCAATAAAGTGATTTGTGATGGTTTGTTCAAATAATTCTGGTTTTCCCTCACTATTAAAATTTTGCAACAAAGATACTGAAAATAGACTTCTGGCTGTTGTGTGGCAGACATAATGGCTTCTGAAACCCCTTTTTGCTCCCTCCATTGCCATCCAAATATGGCACGCCTCCCAGATAACCAATTGCAATTAGATTTGATTTTGATCTTGCAGATCAGACTTCTGAGCTGTCAGAAATCTGAAGATTTCAGATGTTGGAATCACATTTGTATACAACCGCAACTTTTTTTTATTTTTAGGAGCAGTTGATTTCCATGTAATGCAATAAATACACTTGATTGTTTTGTACTGGTTTAAAAATAAATATACATTAAATCACTGGTTTGGTGTTTGAAAGAATCCAGTTTTGGCCTAGAATCATTTTTTTTGTTGATTTAGTCTTTGAATCCTTGTGCTTGTTTTTCCTCCTCAGGGTTACTATAAAGTCCTGGGCAAAGGAAGATTGCCCAAACAGCCAGTCATCGTCAAGGCCAAGTTCTTCAGCAGGAAAGCTGAAGAGAAAATCAAGGAAGTTGGTGGAGCCTGTGTACTGATGGCGTAAATTTTATGACTTGGTGTAAGAATAAAATACTGTCACTTTTAACTCTGCAGTTTCTTTTTTTTAAAGCTTAAGGATATTGAAGTAGTGTAAGCCTGTTCCTCTTGGTGACTCTTCCTCTTTTTGAGAGCGAGGAGCTCTGATTTAACATTGCCTCTATTATTCCATGACAGAACAtcaggagtaggcccctcaagcctgctccgccattcaataagatcatggctgatctgatcatggacttggctccacttccccacccgctccccataacccctttagcgtttaagaaactgtctatttctgtcttaaatttattcaatgtccaagttTCCATAGCGCTCTcgaggcagagaatttcacattTACAAACCTcaggaaatttctcctcgtctgttTTTAAATGGGtgttcccttattctaagatcgcgtgtgccctctcgttctagtctcccctaccccccccccaatcagtggaaacatcctctctgtgtccaccttgtcaagctccctcataatcttatatgtttcgataagatcacacttcattcttctgaattccaatgagtagaggcccaacctacgtgacctttcctcataagtcatccccagaatcaacctagtgaaccttctctgaactgtctccaaagcaagtatatccttttgtaaatatggaaaccaaaactgcacgcagtattccaggtgtggcctcaccaaatatcctgtacagttgtagcaagacttgcctgcttttatactctatccccattgcaataaaggccaagataccattggccttcctgatcacttgttgtatctgtataccatccttttgtgtttcatgcacaagtaccgccaggtcctgctgtactgtggcactttgcaatctttctctatttaaataataacttgctctttgattttttctgccaaagtgcatgacctcacactttccaacattatactccatctgccaaatttttgcccactgtcagtttgcagatttttttgtgtcctcacacattgcttttcctcccatctttgtatcgtcagcaaacttagctacgttatcaGTTCCTTGAGGCAATCAAGCAAGCATGGTGACTGGTGTACCTGTTTTCTGAAAAGCTGTAGTGCTTTCTGAACTCCCCGACAAGAAATCAGATTGCCAAAGGATTGAGTATTTTCACTTGTATGTTCATGTACATGTTAGCCAAAGTTTCCATATGGAATGTGTTAATGTTATGTTAATGGGGGGAGCAGAAAAAGATGGCAACACACAATGCTGGGTGAGGTGTGCAGTTGCAAATTTATCTCCTTGTACATGGATATCAAGTGCCACCTCTACAGTTCCTGTCTCATCCAGACATAGTTCAGTCATTTACACCATTGACTTGACTCATTCTCTTTCCCCTTTTGTTCCACCTTGGACAATCCAGCCCCAAGTGATGGTCGTTAGTCCCAACAACCTGCTATGTCTCAGATCACAGTCAAGACCAAGCTATATCTATGTCAAGCAACATTAGCTCagtgctctggctatgattgggtTGGATGGgatagagtggaaccaagtgaggataATACTCTACAGCTGTGGCAAGGTGTTGGAGGAGATATGGTCAACTGTCAGGCCGCAGAGACATCAAGAAGGCTGAGGGATAGTGCACAatgtcatttgtggctttgatttgGACTGTCTGCTGTGCTGGTtgtagaaacctgattggagattaATGCATGCAGTTGCAGGAAAGGTGGCCATGGAATTGGGAGGTGACAATTTCAAGGACTTGAGGGGAAAGGGAGATTGGAAATATAACATAGGaaccagaagtaggccatttagcccccttgactattctgccatttaattagatcttggctgatcagtgATCTAATTCAATATACCACCTGCCTTTGCTGCCTATCCCTTAATCTCGTTAACTTTAAATCTGTTAAGATTTTTATTAACGTGACCTAACATTGACTGCTTTTTGTGGAAAGGAGTACCAAACTACTACCACcctgtgtagaagtgttttctaactttgctcctgaaagatctggcaaatttcagttttccccccccccccccggcttagTCCCAGACTCTccaatcagcagaaatagtttaacagaaaaatattgcggatgctagaaatctgaaataaaaagtctTTGAAATACTTTGCATGTTAGGCAGAatctggagagaagcagagttcagGTTGATGGTCATTCACTTTAAACGTGAACTCTGCAAATGCCTGacttgagtacttccagcattttctgtattataGCTGAAATAAGGTAGAGAAACTTGGTTCCTCTTAATACCTTAAActgattaaatcaccccttaatcattTAAATTTAATTCTGGGGAATACACCTCCAGTTTGTGTAATCTCATAATTTAAGCCCTGAGCGACATAATTCTGGTATATCTatgctacactccctccaaggctaagTGTGGTGCACATACCGAACACTAATTGGGGCATTGTAgtgtaacttctacccccttgtattcaagTCCTTTTAGATATAAAGCACATGAGATTATAGTTTGCATGGATGTGGCAAAGATGAGTCTTCAGGAGAGACAGGAGTACAACAGCTGCAAACAGTAGTGTGTGCTTTCTCACATGGTCAGCCACTTTTCTTTGttgcatggcactattctgaatgtTCGCATCTTCAGCAGCTACAATGCACCTTCTCTAAGAGCTGCAAGCTATATTTAATCagtacaggctagctttaagtagtgctggcAACTAATGATGTTGGACTCCCTGCTGATGTGTGCAACCAACAGTGTGGTTAGAGTTGTCTGCATACAGCAATAATGAGCTGGTAGTAATGAAAATGGCGTGCTGCCTGTATTTCATTGACCGGGATGGGCTAATCGTGCATTGCAATTACCATGCCTGTTTTTGGATTTTCAATCTATCCCCTCCTGGTAAttaaatttagctatgaggaaagatgggataggctggagttattttctttggaacaggaggctgattacggtgtataaaattacgaggagcctagctagagtggctaggaagatcctatttcctttagcagaggcgtcaacaaccagggggcatagatttaaagtaagtgggaggaggttttgagcagaaatgttttcacccagagagtggtgagggtaTAGATCTCTGCCTGAAAgtgatcgaggcagaaaccctcaccactttaaaaaaagtacttggatgtgcacctgaagtgctataacctacaaggctaatccatgcctttctaaatgacaattgatactgtccctcagaattttttccaataagttgcccaccaccgaggttaggctgatgggcctgtaattgcttggtctatccctttttaagcatcatcattggcagtctctcagaattgaggaagacttgcatccaatcttgaagtgagttctttggtggctgaacagtccaatacgagagccacagtctctcttacaggtgggacagatagtcgttgagggaacaacagtacaatgttagcagtcctctggcacaatgcctgtcgccagtgaggattggaaaatCATGGTCAGAACCTCCACTATTTTCTcccttttaacagcctgggatatattttgtccagacctggtgatttatctactttcgaagatactaaaccccttaatacttcctctctcatctaATACTTCACTCTTTTGAAGGAGTAGAGGGTGCAGAAGTGATTTTAAAGAAATCTGTTATGTGGAGAAGATGGAGTTccatttagagcagagaaggttaagtcatcatcataggcagtcccacagaaTTGAGGAACACTTGCACtcataaaatgagtccttaggtggctgaacagtccctgtcacaggtgggacagtcattgagggtgggacaggtttgccgcatgctctttccgctgcctgcgcttggcgatgagactcgaggtgctcagcacccgcccgggtgcacttcctccactgagggcggtctttggtcagtgactcccaggtgtctggggatgttgcattttatcagggaggctttgaggatgtccttgtaacgtttcctctgcccaccttttggctcgtaaccgtgaaggagttccgagtagagcgcttgctttgggagtctcgtgtcctggcatgtggacaatgtggcttgcccagcgaaactgatcaagtgtggtcagtgcttcaatgctgcagatgttggcctggtcgaggacgctaatgtcgatgcgtctgacctcccaggagatttgtaggatcttgtgaagacatcgttggtggtatttctccagcaacttgaggggtctactgtatatggtccatgtctctgagccatacaggagggcgggtattactacagccctgtagaccatgagcttggtggcagatttgagggcctgatcttcgaacactcttttactcaggcggccgaaggctgcactggcgcactggatgcggtgttgaatctcatcgtcagtgtctgctcttgttgataagagggtcCTGAGGTatggggaaatggtccacattgtgcagggccgtgccatggatcttgacgaCGGGGAGGTCAGTGCTGTGCAGCGAAGACaggaggatctttgtcttgcggatgtttagcgtaagcccTATGCTTTCGTTGCGCCTCAGTAAATatatcaactatgtcctggagtgcagcctctgtatgtgcacagacgcaggcattgtccacgtactgtagctcgacgacagatgttggggtgatcttggacctggcctggagatggcgaaggctaaacagcttcccactggttctgtagtttagttgcactccagtggggagcttgttgactgcggtggagcatgacagcgaggaagattgagaagaaggttggggcgatgacgcagtcctgtttgaccccggtccggacgtggattgggtctgtaatggatccattggtaaagaaggttaagtggagagttgattgaggtattcaaaatcatgatgacttttgatagagtaaataaggagaatttttccagtggtagaagggtcagtcaccagaggacacagaattaagttgattggcaaaagaaagcgAGGCAGCATGAGGAAGAATACATTTACTCAGTGAattgttgtgatttggaatgcactgcttgaaaggccaACATTTATCATCTATCCCTTATTGCTCTGGAGAAgtcggtggtgagccgccgccttgaaccgcttcagtctgtgtggtgaaggtactcccataatgctgttagggagcgagttccacaattttgacccagcgacgatgaaggaacggcacgatatttccacgtcaggatggtgtggaacttgcaggtgatgatgttcccatgtgcctgctgcccttgtccgccTAGGTGGTTTTGAATACCTTAGCTAAGAAAATTAACTTGAACTCATGCAGGGAAAAATTCAGTACCTTAGTGCCTCTAGCTAGCACCAGCTTTATCGCCGGGACGAGGTGAATCCAGCGCCGAACGTCAAATCCCGCCCCCCGCAGTGCCACCGTTAACAGTTATCACTGGGAGCCTCAATGCCAGGTGGATCATGACATTAGTGAGTGTGCAACACTCACTGACCACCTGCTCTGTGAAATTGATTGTCGCCATCTACCTTAACGCCTGGAGACAGGGAGAGCTGGTGTGAAGCACCAGGAAGCCAGCTCCAGGGACATTATTAAAAGGGGTCATTAGTAATGAGTCGCAGCTGGAGGTTAGTGGAGTTTCAgtgctttcttgtcagtttcacagtgCAACAGTCTCATTTGTGATTTCAAGGTTATTTAGTATCAGGCGTATTGTGGCAACGAAAAAGTAGCGACATTTATTCTTTAAAAAATCAAACTCCTACACTTGGtgacattaatgggggctgtactggcagtcaacctcgccctccaggatcgaGGTGGAGGGAACGGAAgcagcaagaaagactggaacataagaacataagaattaggaacaggagtaggccatctagcccctcgagcctgctccgccattcaaaaagatcatggctgatctggccgtggactcagctccactgacccgcccgctccccgtaacccttaattcccttattggttaaaaatctatctatctgtgatttgaatacattcaatgagctagcctcaactgcttccttgggcagagaattccacagattcacaaccctctgggagaagaaattccttctcaactcggtcttaaattggctcccccatattttgagactgtgccccctagttctagtctccccgaccagtggaaacaacctctctgcctctatcttgtctatccctttcattattttaaatgtttctataagatcactcctcatccttctgaactcccaacaactaaagaccaagtctactcaatctatcatcataaggtaacccccttatctccggaatcagccgagtgaatcgtctctgtaccccctccaaagctagtatatccttccttaagtaaggtgaccaaaactgcacgcagtactccaggtgcggcctcaccaataccctatacagttgcagcagaacctccctgcttttgtactccatccctctcgcaatgaaggccaacattccattcgccttcctgattacctgctgcacctgcaaactaactttttgggattcatgcacaaggacccccaggtccctctgcaccgaagcatgttgtaatttctccccattcaaataatattcccttttactgtttttttttccccccaaggtggaagagatcacattgtattccatctgccaaaccttagcccattcgcttaacctatctaaatctctttgcagcctctctgtgtcctctacacaacccgctttcccactaatctttgtgtcatctgcaaattttgttacactacactccgtcccctcttccaggtcatctatgtatattgtaaacagttgtggtcccagcaccgatccctgtggcacaccactaaccactgatttccaacccgaaaagaacccatttatcccgactctctgctttctgttagccagccaattctctatccatgctaatacatttcctctgactccacgttcctttatcttctgcagtcaccttttgtgtggcaccttatcgaatgcattttggaaatttaaatacaccacatccatcggtacacctctatccaccatgctcgttatatcctcaaagaattccagtaaattagttaaacatgatttccccttcatgaatccatgttgcgtctgcttgcttgcactattcctatctagatgtcccactatttcttccttaatgatagcttcaagcattttccccact
This genomic window from Pristiophorus japonicus isolate sPriJap1 chromosome 14, sPriJap1.hap1, whole genome shotgun sequence contains:
- the LOC139280276 gene encoding large ribosomal subunit protein uL15 — translated: MPSRLRKTRKLRGHVSHGHGRIGKHRKHPGGRGNAGGMHHHRINFDKYHPGYFGKVGMRHYHLKKNQLFCPTINLDKLWTLVSEQTRLNYAKKPEGPAPVIDVVHAGYYKVLGKGRLPKQPVIVKAKFFSRKAEEKIKEVGGACVLMA